The nucleotide sequence TTCGTTGTGTACGCACCTAAGATGAACGAGGTAGCGTAGCGTTTTGTCCCGCAGTGTTCTCTGACGTAAAAAAGTATGAGATCGTGGCGGCATATCAGAAAGATCGTATAGTACTACGAACATCTTAACGACTGTACCCAAGGGATTCAGAAGCGTTACTTGAATAGTACCACTCCTTGGTACTTGGTAGCCCTTTTTCCCCAAATTAATATGTGCCTATGCAAAAATGTGTCTGTTCAGATCGTTGTTCGGGTCACATattatcaaaaaaaaaaaaatatatatacacataaaaCTCGACGCAGCACACAATCGTCGTGAAGATCAATAGTAAATAGAAATAGAGGATAAAATACAATTTACAAAATCAAACAGGAGAAGAGAATAATGAGAATAGAGTGGCGATACGTACGAGATAGGGTGTAGAAACTTTATCATTGTCACCGAGTGTGTAAAAGAACACGGTGACCGGAAGCTTTCGATGTTTCGGGCAGAAGGAACCGCTCGCGCCCAGCTCCGCCGTGAAACCGTGAACCGTCGACACAGGTTCGAGTCTTCCGTTCAACGCCGACTCCTCGAAGCTGCCCAGAAGAGCATGACTCTGCGGCCTGCTGCGAGAAGTCGGCCGCCTCTTCGGTGTCTCCTCCCCTTCCCCAGCGTTCTCGGTCTCCCTGTCGGTCTCCTCCAAGGAGACCGCTCCCGGACTCGGCGGGGTGTTCAATTCGAAAAGTGCGCTGAAACGGGAAAACTTTGGCTCAGCCAACGTTGCTTCGCGACACGAGTTTCCAGTTGGCTGCGGGAAACCACGCGTACCTTCTTTTGGACGACACCGAGTTCAAACTACTGTCGTAATCGAAGCAACAGCTGCCTCTCCTGAGAGGTGCCGGGCTGGAAGTCAGCGGCAGGCCCGTCCTGCTGTGAAACACCATCGATGCCGCGTTCTCCAGAGACCTCCGGAATCTCTCTTGCTCGATGGCAGTGGGTACCACCCTGTCGAGGGTTTCGTCCTCCTCCAAGATCGCCGTATTGTCCTTCGCGCTGCTCCGTATCGATTTGGCGTCCTTGGCCAGCTTCGGGGCAGCCTTGTCGTCCTCCTCCCTCGGCTCGACAGCCGCCAAATCCTCCTGGTTTGTACTATACAGTCTGTTCTGCCACTTGAGCGTGTCCGGATCGTCGCGTCCGGCTCCGCTGTCCTCCTTGTAATTTGTACTATAGGTTCTTGAGTTTTGATGTGCGCCATTTGTACTAAGCTCTGAAGGATCGGTGCACGCCTCACTCTTCCTCTCCGACTGCTCGAGGTTCGCGAAGTCGATCCGCCTCTTCGCCTTGGTGTCCCTCGAGTTCTTTGGATCGTGCAAGCTCGGTTGCACGTTGTTGTACGAGAACGAGCGCTGAACCGTCGTCGGCTGCTCCGACTCCTGACAGCCGTTCTCCGTCATCGCCTTCTTCTCCTGTTCCTTCTTGAACAGCTGCCGGATCCTGTTGAACTTCTTGTTCAGCGCCACGTGCAACGACTTCTCGTCCTCCAGCGCGGCTATCCTCTCTGCGTccaagttgcttcgaacgacgtTCTCCGTCTCGGTTGCGGCCGCCGACGTCGCGGACCTCGGCTTGGTCCCGCTCGAAACCTCTGGCAGGCTTCTTCGTTCCTTACTCGTTCGTAAGATTGCTCCCAATAGTATGTCCGCCTTGTTCGAGACGTTCTGCAGACAGTCCGCCGGCTCGTTCGGCCGTTTCTCGGTGTTGGTGCACTTCAGGCTCTGCAGATCCTCGACGGAGCCGCCGTTCAGCTTCTCCCGCTTCTGCGAGGGGTTGTAAATATTCTTATTGCCATAGATCTCGCCGAAGTGGGTCTTCTCCAGAGCTTGCTGGTCGTTCTTTCGGCACAGCTTGTGGCTGCAGCCGTCGCAGCCCTTGCCGCGGTTCGCTATGTTGTTGGTCGAGCATTCGCCATTCTCCAAATTCGCGTACTTCCTGTCGGAGCTGTCCTCGCCCGACTTCTCCGATCTGTCCCTCCTCCTGAGCGTTTTCACGCTGGTCCTCTTGCGGCCCGAGGGTGTCCTGGCCCTCAGCACCGCCAGCACCTCGTCGAACTCCCGCTGACTCAGCTCGAGATTGCAGTTCTTGAACTTCACCTCGGTCCCCTGCTCCTGGCTCTTCAGGTTCGTCGACTTCACCTTGTTCTCCACGTAGCCGTTGCCCGGCGCGACGCCCAGCACCCTTCCCGGCACCTTGGCGAACCACTCCAAGAACCCTCCCTCCTCCTTGACCTTCTCCTTCTCCTCCGGGAACGTCAGCTTCGACATCAACTGACTCAGATCCTTCCCGGTCCTGGTCTTGTTGTTAGCGGCACCGTCCAAGCCGGACTCCGACACGTCCTGTCCGGCACAAACTGTCGCGGACAGCTTGTTCGAGGGCTTGGTGCAGCTCTGGTGCACCATGCAGACAGAGTTCAAGGACTCCTGTTTCAGCCGGTTATTCGTCGACGGGCCAGGATTTGACTCGTGAAAGGGACTCGGTTGCCTGAACGGATTGATCATGATACTCGTGTCCTTCGACACGGCCGGTTTGACGGTTCTCTCGGAGTCGTTGAAATAGCTGTCCTTGTTCCCACGCAGGCTCTGGAACGCGCATTTGCTGTTCGCGGTGCTGTTGTTCCAGGACTCGACGAACGACCACGGCAACGAGGAATTGAACGGAATCAGGTTCTCGAACAGCCCGTTCTTCTCCGCGGGCTTCGTCTCCACGTCCTTGGTCATCTTTTTGCCGCCAGCTTGCGCGTCCTTCTCCAAATTGCACTGCTTCTCCTTCAAGTTAGTCTGTTTCGCCGCCTCCGTTTCCTCGAGCGACCTCTTGTACCGCTTCTCCACGTTCCCGTCGCGTTCCTCGATGCTCAGCTGAGTCTTGAAGCAGCGCTCCAGGTTGTCGGCGTTCAGATTGTTCCGGTTCTTGAGCCCGTTCTCCTCCAGCTTGCAGCTCTGGCCTTGGACAGGCTTGCCGCGATTGTTCGAGATCTCGGCGGAACATTTCGGGTAGCTGGAGCTCTGACTGCACTTGGTCTCCTGCGTTATAGTCTCCTGCAGCGACGGCAACGGCATCGGCTGTACCGTCACCGTGTTCACGTCCGTCGGTCCGCAAGGCAGAGATCGACGTCGTTTCCTCTCGCCGTTTGGTCGCGGGATCGAAGGCGAGGGTGGCGAAGCGTCGTCCTCCTCGCAGCGGCAGTGGTGTTTCCCCAGCTTGTCGCAGGACGTCTGCATTCTGTCGTCCACTAGAACTGTCCAAACAAAATAAACGCATTTCGTGACAGTTCTTCGAGAAACTTCCTCGAACGAGCGTCCAGTTTCTCCGAAGAGCGTTAGCCGCGACGCTCGAGAAACCCCAAAGACGTTGCTTCGGAAAGGATACGCCCTGCGCCTGGACGCGCGAAGAACGGGACGGATTACGAAACGACGCAACGGATGAACACCGGATCTACGGATTTTCACGGACAAGTGTCGGGCATCATTGATTACCGGGTAGAACGAGGCCCTCGGAGTTCTGGGCAGCGTTGGGGACCGGGATCGCCTTGGTGGGCGTCAAAGCTCTCGCGACACCCTCTTCGTCTTTCTCTTTGATCGGATGCAACGGGCAGGTGAGAGTCGGTACCTCCTCCATCCTCGGCAGTGCCCACACGGTGACCTAAAATTCACACAAGAAATCCTCTTCAGCTTCATTAACTGccgcgacgagtacactcgaACGGGACACCGTCGGGCGGCCGGTGTGACTCATCCGCTGGTTAAAAGTAGGCATTCGTTGGTGTCCTCGGCCACCAGAATAGAACCGTGGATGGTACTCCGAGTACGCGAACGGCAAAACCACCGTGCGGATTACACGGACGGTTCGAGGAACGTTGACCTCGGCTCTAAGCTCTCGGGCTCCGAACGTGCCGACGAGAAAGGCTCGCGCGTTCGTCGACGAAGATACCGACGACGCGCTCTGTTTTGCGGGAGCAGAGGCCCAAGATAAAcccggcgacggcgacgacgatcgcggagagcgagaaagagtcCCCGAGACTCGCGTTTCGACGAGCGAACGCGGGTCTGATATGGATGACGCATGGCGTCGACAGGGTCCACACCACCCTCCTTCGCCTACCTTTATCGAATTTCCATCGCCGCTGCCAGCCAGGGGGAAGGTATGCTCGACGGGAGTCTCGCGAAACTTTCTCAGATTATCCTCGTTGAATGGAACCACCCTCGTCGTGATGTAGCTCGGATCGGCGCCCTTGCTTCTGGACCACCAGGCCGCGACTTGACTGAAGTGAAGCCGGGAACGAACCGCTTGGTACAACCCGTAGAAGTTCATCGTCTCTGGACTCCTGTTGGTTTTTGTAGGAATGGGTTACAGACTTGCGCTATCGAGATGAGaacgggagagaaagagagagagagagagagagagagagagagagagagaccggtgGTCAGATTGCACTCACTTGCTGGGAACGACGCAGATACACCAGTACTCCAGCAGCATCTCCGACGCGTGTTGCCATGGTGAGATTGATAAGGACGGGACGGTACTGATCGGGTTCTTGTTCCTCGCTTTGGCCAGGCCGCACGGACAGTCGCTGCAAAGCATCACTTCGATGCACAAGTACGAGCCGATCGCTGTACGATCGGCGATCTCTCGCACCAGCACAAGGTATCGATCGCACTGTAGGAACGAAAGAAGACGAGGTTTAGGTCCTCGTTGTGGTCCGAAGCTGTCCGCTGCTCGAAGAACACCGTGGCCGGAATAGCTACCAAATAATTATCTTCCTCGCACACATGGTCGTTAGAAGCCGCCTGCATGGGCGCCGCACAGTGTGGGCCCTCTCTGTAACCACGTGGAGGGCCCTGAATCCTCCCTTCGGACACAAGGACTCCAAGGGCTCGGAACACGCTGAGAATGCCACCCCGACCGCCAACCCCATTCGGGCTGGGAATGCCTCCTATCACCGCGCCTAGGCAGTGCATGCCTGCAACACAGAGCAAATTAGGTCAGCACCGCGAACGATCGTGGAAGCGGATCGGAAGGATTTAGCGAAAAGATTTGTATCGGTCTCGGACACGATATGGGCCCATGGAGAGTGGTGCAAGGGTAAGGAGTTCTAGGCTCTGGGCAAAAGAAGCTGTCTGGTCGCGAAGCAGCGCGATCCACGAACCTGCGCCCGTTCTTCTTCTGTGGAAGCAGTGCCCGACGCACTGCAACAGGATCGCCGACATTTTCGAGACCCGGTCTCGAGGAAATGAGAACTGGAACGATTTGACCGGCGCTATCGTCGATCTCGAGCGCGCGACGAATCATGCTCGGCTACCGTTTCGCGAGCGATGTCTTTATCGGGAGAACGAACTTTGCTCTCCGGCTCGGCCCTTTTCAGGAGGAACGCGTCACCATTATCATCCTGCTCGAGCGTGCTCCACGATCGAagattctttctttctttcttctcggCCGCCACGGCGAGCATCTCGAACCACGTAGCACAAAGAGGCGGCCCTCTCAAACTCCTCGAAACGGTCACGGATTTTCTTAGGTGTTACTCATTGCCGCACGGTTCCATGAGTCAGTCGCGGCGCGTCTATTAACTCACAGCCGTCGCGGGGCCGCACCGGTGCACTAACGTTCGAGAGGGCGACATGTCCCCTATACGCTGCTCGTAACGCGGCCCTCGGGATTCTAGAAGCACGAATATTTTCGAGGATCGTCGAGGAGACTCGTTCGAGCCGAAAATCGCGATCGTAGGGTATCGGATCGGGAGATTCGGCGGGACGGGTTACGCCGGGCACGGTGACCGCCGCCAGGTTTCAGGGGTTTTCCCGTGTCTTTTCATCTGACACCCGATCCGAGAATTCGTCGGCCGTCTTCCGCCGGTCATTATGTAAAGGTGAATACGCACAGGAGGGCGATGGGCATTATTTATAACTTTGCCCGCCGCCATACGCGGCGAAAGCGGCGAACCGGATTGGCTTCCTCGCCGCCTTTCCTCCGAGCGTTTCAGCGTTCGGTCCAACGAGCACAGAACTCTCCGGCGCGCTCCTCCGAACGGAAACTCCGAGAATTCCACGGGAAATGCGACGGCGCCTCTCGGTGTTTCGTGGAAAATTCGCCGGGTTTCGAGGACCGCGGCGTCGACTCTCGgcgcgaccgaccgaccgaccggatCAAAGCAACCGGACGGAGTTCTAAAAGCGAACGCACGCTCACCCTGTCGGATCACACGATTTCTAGGACATCACTTCTATTCGCGGAGAATTCGCGAAAGCCGAAAACTGCTCGAGGTCGCGGGATCGCGAGCGCTTCGGGCGCGCGCGATCAGCGTCGCGTTTTCCAACGGAAAACGGAATTCGCGACGGTGCACGTGGGCTCTGTTAACGCGAGAGAGGGCGAAATTTAGGCGGCACTTGGACTCGAGTGGTTGGCGCGACGATTAGCCGAGATTTTTTGAAAAAGAGCGGGTCGCGAGCCGCACCGAGACCCGACTTGGAATTTGAATAAACCACGGAGAGCGCCGGTGGCGGCTACAGCCGGCACACGCACGTTGCTCTG is from Megalopta genalis isolate 19385.01 chromosome 4, iyMegGena1_principal, whole genome shotgun sequence and encodes:
- the atos gene encoding atos homolog atossa isoform X2 — translated: MHCLGAVIGGIPSPNGVGGRGGILSVFRALGVLVSEGRIQGPPRGYREGPHCAAPMQAASNDHVCEEDNYLCDRYLVLVREIADRTAIGSYLCIEVMLCSDCPCGLAKARNKNPISTVPSLSISPWQHASEMLLEYWCICVVPSKSPETMNFYGLYQAVRSRLHFSQVAAWWSRSKGADPSYITTRVVPFNEDNLRKFRETPVEHTFPLAGSGDGNSIKVTVWALPRMEEVPTLTCPLHPIKEKDEEGVARALTPTKAIPVPNAAQNSEGLVLPVLVDDRMQTSCDKLGKHHCRCEEDDASPPSPSIPRPNGERKRRRSLPCGPTDVNTVTVQPMPLPSLQETITQETKCSQSSSYPKCSAEISNNRGKPVQGQSCKLEENGLKNRNNLNADNLERCFKTQLSIEERDGNVEKRYKRSLEETEAAKQTNLKEKQCNLEKDAQAGGKKMTKDVETKPAEKNGLFENLIPFNSSLPWSFVESWNNSTANSKCAFQSLRGNKDSYFNDSERTVKPAVSKDTSIMINPFRQPSPFHESNPGPSTNNRLKQESLNSVCMVHQSCTKPSNKLSATVCAGQDVSESGLDGAANNKTRTGKDLSQLMSKLTFPEEKEKVKEEGGFLEWFAKVPGRVLGVAPGNGYVENKVKSTNLKSQEQGTEVKFKNCNLELSQREFDEVLAVLRARTPSGRKRTSVKTLRRRDRSEKSGEDSSDRKYANLENGECSTNNIANRGKGCDGCSHKLCRKNDQQALEKTHFGEIYGNKNIYNPSQKREKLNGGSVEDLQSLKCTNTEKRPNEPADCLQNVSNKADILLGAILRTSKERRSLPEVSSGTKPRSATSAAATETENVVRSNLDAERIAALEDEKSLHVALNKKFNRIRQLFKKEQEKKAMTENGCQESEQPTTVQRSFSYNNVQPSLHDPKNSRDTKAKRRIDFANLEQSERKSEACTDPSELSTNGAHQNSRTYSTNYKEDSGAGRDDPDTLKWQNRLYSTNQEDLAAVEPREEDDKAAPKLAKDAKSIRSSAKDNTAILEEDETLDRVVPTAIEQERFRRSLENAASMVFHSRTGLPLTSSPAPLRRGSCCFDYDSSLNSVSSKRSALFELNTPPSPGAVSLEETDRETENAGEGEETPKRRPTSRSRPQSHALLGSFEESALNGRLEPVSTVHGFTAELGASGSFCPKHRKLPVTVFFYTLGDNDKVSTPYLAHINLGKKGYQVPRSGTIQVTLLNPLGTVVKMFVVLYDLSDMPPRSHTFLRQRTLRDKTLRYLVHLRFMSGKSGRIYLHTDIRMIICRKSDVDTASDFGSEPPKELRSYIHGPTNPKFSPRC
- the atos gene encoding atos homolog atossa isoform X1, which translates into the protein MSAILLQCVGHCFHRRRTGAGMHCLGAVIGGIPSPNGVGGRGGILSVFRALGVLVSEGRIQGPPRGYREGPHCAAPMQAASNDHVCEEDNYLCDRYLVLVREIADRTAIGSYLCIEVMLCSDCPCGLAKARNKNPISTVPSLSISPWQHASEMLLEYWCICVVPSKSPETMNFYGLYQAVRSRLHFSQVAAWWSRSKGADPSYITTRVVPFNEDNLRKFRETPVEHTFPLAGSGDGNSIKVTVWALPRMEEVPTLTCPLHPIKEKDEEGVARALTPTKAIPVPNAAQNSEGLVLPVLVDDRMQTSCDKLGKHHCRCEEDDASPPSPSIPRPNGERKRRRSLPCGPTDVNTVTVQPMPLPSLQETITQETKCSQSSSYPKCSAEISNNRGKPVQGQSCKLEENGLKNRNNLNADNLERCFKTQLSIEERDGNVEKRYKRSLEETEAAKQTNLKEKQCNLEKDAQAGGKKMTKDVETKPAEKNGLFENLIPFNSSLPWSFVESWNNSTANSKCAFQSLRGNKDSYFNDSERTVKPAVSKDTSIMINPFRQPSPFHESNPGPSTNNRLKQESLNSVCMVHQSCTKPSNKLSATVCAGQDVSESGLDGAANNKTRTGKDLSQLMSKLTFPEEKEKVKEEGGFLEWFAKVPGRVLGVAPGNGYVENKVKSTNLKSQEQGTEVKFKNCNLELSQREFDEVLAVLRARTPSGRKRTSVKTLRRRDRSEKSGEDSSDRKYANLENGECSTNNIANRGKGCDGCSHKLCRKNDQQALEKTHFGEIYGNKNIYNPSQKREKLNGGSVEDLQSLKCTNTEKRPNEPADCLQNVSNKADILLGAILRTSKERRSLPEVSSGTKPRSATSAAATETENVVRSNLDAERIAALEDEKSLHVALNKKFNRIRQLFKKEQEKKAMTENGCQESEQPTTVQRSFSYNNVQPSLHDPKNSRDTKAKRRIDFANLEQSERKSEACTDPSELSTNGAHQNSRTYSTNYKEDSGAGRDDPDTLKWQNRLYSTNQEDLAAVEPREEDDKAAPKLAKDAKSIRSSAKDNTAILEEDETLDRVVPTAIEQERFRRSLENAASMVFHSRTGLPLTSSPAPLRRGSCCFDYDSSLNSVSSKRSALFELNTPPSPGAVSLEETDRETENAGEGEETPKRRPTSRSRPQSHALLGSFEESALNGRLEPVSTVHGFTAELGASGSFCPKHRKLPVTVFFYTLGDNDKVSTPYLAHINLGKKGYQVPRSGTIQVTLLNPLGTVVKMFVVLYDLSDMPPRSHTFLRQRTLRDKTLRYLVHLRFMSGKSGRIYLHTDIRMIICRKSDVDTASDFGSEPPKELRSYIHGPTNPKFSPRC
- the atos gene encoding atos homolog atossa isoform X3, whose product is MSAILLQCVGHCFHRRRTGAGMHCLGAVIGGIPSPNGVGGRGGILSVFRALGVLVSEGRIQGPPRGYREGPHCAAPMQAASNDHVCEEDNYLCDRYLVLVREIADRTAIGSYLCIEVMLCSDCPCGLAKARNKNPISTVPSLSISPWQHASEMLLEYWCICVVPSKSPETMNFYGLYQAVRSRLHFSQVAAWWSRSKGADPSYITTRVVPFNEDNLRKFRETPVEHTFPLAGSGDGNSIKVTVWALPRMEEVPTLTCPLHPIKEKDEEGVARALTPTKAIPVPNAAQNSEGLVLPVLVDDRMQTSCDKLGKHHCRCEEDDASPPSPSIPRPNGERKRRRSLPCGPTDVNTVTVQPMPLPSLQETITQETKCSQSSSYPKCSAEISNNRGKPVQGQSCKLEENGLKNRNNLNADNLERCFKTQLSIEERDGNVEKRYKRSLEETEAAKQTNLKEKQCNLEKDAQAGGKKMTKDVETKPAEKNGLFENLIPFNSSLPWSFVESWNNSTANSKCAFQSLRGNKDSYFNDSERTVKPAVSKDTSIMINPFRQPSPFHESNPGPSTNNRLKQESLNSVCMVHQSCTKPSNKLSATVCAGQDVSESGLDGAANNKTRTGKDLSQLMSKLTFPEEKEKVKEEGGFLEWFAKVPGRVLGVAPGNGYVENKVKSTNLKSQEQGTEVKFKNCNLELSQREFDEVLAVLRARTPSGRKRTSVKTLRRRDRSEKSGEDSSDRKYANLENGECSTNNIANRGKGCDGCSHKLCRKNDQQALEKTHFGEIYGNKNIYNPSQKREKLNGGSVEDLQSLKCTNTEKRPNEPADCLQNVSNKADILLGAILRTSKERRSLPEVSSGTKPRSATSAAATETENVVRSNLDAERIAALEDEKSLHVALNKKFNRIRQLFKKEQEKKAMTENGCQESEQPTTVQRSFSYNNVQPSLHDPKNSRDTKAKRRIDFANLEQSERKSEACTDPSELSTNGAHQNSRTYSTNYKEDSGAGRDDPDTLKWQNRLYSTNQEDLAAVEPREEDDKAAPKLAKDAKSIRSSAKDNTAILEEDETLDRVVPTAIEQERFRRSLENAASMVFHSRTGLPLTSSPAPLRRGSCCFDYDSSLNSVSSKRSALFELNTPPSPGAVSLEETDRETENAGEGEETPKRRPTSRSRPQSHALLGSFEESALNGRLEPVSTVHGFTAELGASGSFCPKHRKLPVTVFFYTLGDNDKVSTPYLIHVRQVGPNLLAYGHPYDHLSKVRRRHGVGLRVRATKGTPELYPRPYQSKIFAKVLSHVALSMGLLPVAPLA